The following is a genomic window from Candidatus Margulisiibacteriota bacterium.
TCCCGGGCAGGGTTCGCAGTCCGTTGGCATGGGCAAGGATCTGTACGACGGCGTTCCGGTGGCGAAAGAGACTTTTCGGCAGGCTGATCAAGCGCTAGGTTTTGATCTGACGGATCTGATCTTTAACGGCACAGCCGGGGATTTGCAAAAGACCGCCAATGCGCAGCCAGCGATTTTGACGGTTTCTATAGCGGCGCTGCGCGCCAAAAATATTTCGCCGGACGTCGCGGCTGGTCATTCGCTGGGTGAATATTCCGCGCTGGTCTGCGCCGGAGCGCTGGATTTTAGCGAGGCGGTCAGTCTGGTGCGTTTCCGCGGCGAATGTATGGAGCGTGCTGTGCCGGATGGCGCGGGCGGCATGGCGGCTGTGCTCGGG
Proteins encoded in this region:
- a CDS encoding ACP S-malonyltransferase, which encodes MTKTAFIFPGQGSQSVGMGKDLYDGVPVAKETFRQADQALGFDLTDLIFNGTAGDLQKTANAQPAILTVSIAALRAKNISPDVAAGHSLGEYSALVCAGALDFSEAVSLVRFRGECMERAVPDGAGGMAAVLG